The nucleotide window CCGAAACAGGAATTTATAAGGGCAAACGTTTAACTGTGATGTCGACTGGAATTGGCCCGGATAATATCGATATTGTTATTAATGAACTCGACGCACTTGTTAATATCGATTTGGAAACCAGAAAACCAAAAGAAAAACTAACATCATTAAATATTATCCGAATAGGGACTTCGGGTTCTTTGCATGATGATATTCCTGTGGATAGTTTCGTGATGGCGCAATTTGGTTTGGGACTGGACAATATGCTTCGCTCCTATTTGATCGAAACTATTTCAAATGTTGAGATGGAAAATGCATTTATCGAACACACTAATTGGGATTTGAAAAAAGGCAGACCTGTAGTTGTCCCTTGTTCACGAACATTAGAAAAAAGAATGGATAGCGATAAAATGCACAAGGGAATTACAGCAACGGCTGGTGGTTTTTATGGTCCACAAGGGCGCATTTTACGTTTGGATATCCAAGACAAAAAGTTGAACTCTAAGATGGATAATTTCTTTTTTGAAGGAACTAAAATAACTAATCTCGAAATGGAAACTTCAGCTATTTACGGACTTTCGGCTCTTTTGGGGCATAATGCACTTTCGTTAAATGCCATTATTGCTAATCGTGCCAATGGCACTTTCAGTAGTGATCCATACAAAGCAGTAGATGAGTTAATTTTGTACACATTGGAGAAATTGGCTGTAAAATAATTTAATTCTGGAAATAAAAAGTTTAATCGTAAGTAGTTTTTTAAATAGCTACTGGATTCTTTTTTTAAAACTATATTTGCGTTTTGAAAATCAAAACAATGAAAATAATACTTACTGGAGCAACCGGCGTTTTAGGGTCGCATATTATGTATGACATTCTGGAGCTTTTTATTAAGCAAAACAATAATGGAAAGCTTTTTATTATTGCAAGAAACAAAGGGAAAGTCAACGCGATCGACCGTGTCAATGAACTTTTGACCAGTGATTATACTCCTGAAATTTTACGAAAAGCAGGTTTAGAAAAACTACACCGTTATATCGAAATCATCGATTCTGATTTAGCAAACCTTCAAGATACTTTTTCCGAAAAAATAAAGGGCGCCTATTTCATCCATTCGGCTGGATATGTAAATCTTTCCACTGACGAAAAATTGAAAGGCAAAATTTTTGATGAGAATGCAAAGATTACCAAGTCACTTTTCAATACGTTCCACCCTTTTATAAAGAAATTCGTTTACATTGGAACAGCTTTTTCATCAGGAATCAGAGTCGGACTGATAGATAATGATTTTCATAATCTTGGTTTCAAGCCAAAGCATCGCAATGCCTATGAAGATGCCAAATTTCATTCTGAGAATTTCATTGCACAAGAATGTAAAAGATTAGGATTGCCATTCCAAATTCTGAGGCCAAGTGTTATCGGCGGGAAAATGTTGGGGACTGAAAGCCCTTATTTCATTCCGAAATACATGGTTTTTTATCTTTTGGCGAAGTTTTTCCATTTTACCTCACAACGAAAAGGCGAACAGGAAAATGTTCGTTTTATTATCAATGAGGAAACAGGATTGAATATTATACCGGTCGATTATGTATCCAAAGTGATTGTAAACACTTTTGAAAGGGACGATATCGAGCAACTGAATATCGTAAATGATAAAAGTTTCAATATTGTAAAAGGACTGCAACTGATTATGAAAGAAGTGGGTTATACTAATTTCACTTTAATCAAAAATCCACTCGATTTCAAATACAAAAACACTATCGAGAAACTGTATTATGAGAGTATTGGTAAGCATTTAAAACCTTATTTTATTACCAAACCCAACGAATACGACACTACTTTACTGAATTCAATCCTTGAGATTCCCAAATTAGATAACGAAGCATTTACCAATATGATTCGTTATGCTATATCCAATGATTTTAAGGATATCAATGTGTAAAGTTGCTGGGATTCTAAGTTTATAAGAGACTAGAGTATTAAAAAACTTAGAATCTTAGTAACTCAGAAACTTAGAATCTTAAAGTTTTAGTATCTTAGCATCTCAGTAACCAAAAAAAAACATTTCCCTACTTTTTGGGTGTTATGATACAACTTACTAAAGAGAATTTTTATCGGATAAGAGCCAAGTTTCGATTGAAAAAACCTTGGGACAGTTTTGTTATCTTCTTTTTGACAGTTATAATAACAATTCCTTCATTTATTGTAATTCACCAAAATATTATTGACCCGCAGTGGTATTTTAGTTTGGACAGAATACTGCTTTTTATCCTCGTTTTTATAGTTGTCTATTGCGTATTGTATGCTTTGAGAACTATAAGCATCATTTGTTTGGGAATTTATCTTTTGATGCTTATTTATGGTAGTTTATTCGGGAATTTTAATTTTAATTCTGTTTTCGATGATTACAATTCGATGTTATACACGATGAATAATAATCCTTTTCCGCAGGATATTATTGTTGCCAAATTACTTCCTTTTCCCAATAAGAGTGAAATATTGAGGGCAATCGAATATGAGAACCCAAAGGTGAGAAACTTTGCCATAATGGCTACAACGAGGCATTTTAAATATATTCGTGGTTATTCGGATTACAGGACTTTAATCCAGTGTTTTGCTGTGTTTAAAGAAATTAATAGCCGCTGGAATTATGTAAATGACCCTAAATATGGAGACTATATTGCTACGGCACATGAATCGTTACTTTATTTTTCGGGAGATTGTGACGATCATTCCATCTTAATGGCAGCTTGTGTGCGCTCGATAGGTGGCACTCCCCGACTGATTCATACCAAAGGGCATATTTATCCCGAAATATTGATTGGAGATAAAGGGGATCTTGAAACGGTGAATTTTTTGATAAAAAACATTTTGTTTCCTGACGAAAGTCGCGGAAAAACACTGAATTATCATATCGATGAGCACGGCCAAATTTGGTTGAACCTAGATTATACTGCAAAATATCCCGGAGGTCCTTTTATGTTTGAAGAAATATTGGGAGCTTTGACCTTGGAATAAATGAATTTACAGCCAATTAATCTTTTCCAAATTATTCTTTTCTAAATATATATTTGCTTGACTAAAATGTTTATTTCCAAACCATTTCCCTTGATTGGCACTCATTGGTGAAGGATGCCCTGATTCTAAAACCAAATGCTTGCTTCTGTCAATTTTAGCGCCTTTTTTTTGTGCAAAACTTCCCCAAAGCATAAAAACTATGTTTTCTTTTTCTTCCGATATTTTTTTAATGACTGCGTCGGTAAAAAGATTCCACTTGAGGTGTTTGTGACTGTTTGGAATGTCTTTTCTAACGGTTAAGGAGGCATTGAGCAGCAAAACACCTTGCTTTGCCCAAAATTCAAGATTTCCTGTAGTTGGCATGAAAATAGAGTCTAAATCGGAGTTGATTTCCCTGAAAATATTACGTAATGATGGTGGGATTTTCACAGAATCATTTACCGAAAAAGATAAACCATTGGCTTCGCCATCTCCATGATAAGGATCTTGGCCGATAATAACTACTTTAATGTCTTTGAATGGGCAATTATTAAAAGCCGAAAAAATAAGTTCTTTTGGAGGAAAACAAACTGAATTTTGATATTCCTGTTCAACGGTATTCATCAATTCAACAAAATAGGGTTTTGTAATTTCGTCTGATAAAATAGTTTGCCAAGAAGGATTTAGGTTGAGGTTCATATTCAAAAGTTGTTTTCGCAAAGATACACGAAGATTTTAAAGAGATTCTCAAAAAAATATTATGACAAAAGGCAAATAATTATCTTGATTTTACCTGTTTTAATCTCTAAAAATTACACTATGTTTCTTTCTTAAAATAACCTTATTTTTGTAGCGTTAAATCAATTTATTAAATGATCTCCATTACCGAAAAAACATTACAAGATTTACAATTTCCTACTGTCTTAGAAACAATTTCTGAAATCTGTAATACCGACATAGGAAAACAAAAAGCCTTGGAAATTACTCCTTTTAGAGAAAAAGAATCTTTGATGAGCGCATTGTTGCAAACATCAGAGTATGTCTCTTCTTTTCAAAATAACAATGCAATTCCTAATCACGGTTTTGATGCCATTACTTACGAAATTAAGTTTCTTGCCATCGAAGACAGTTTTTTGGAAGTGGGAAGTTTTAGAAAAATTGCTACTATATCCGAAACGACTAACGTGCTTTTGGCATTTTTAAATAAATTCAATGATTATTATCCGAGTCTTTGTGCGAAAAGTTCGGGAATCCAGCTTACCAAAGAAATTGTCTCTTTGATTGATGTGGTAGTGGATAAATATGGAGAGATAAAAGACAATGCCTCTCCCCGACTTTTAGAAATCCGCCGGGAAATGAATTTGGTTCGTGGAAAAGTGAATCAAAGTTTTGGTTCGGCTTTGACGCAATACAATAGTTTGGGTTATTTGGACGATATCAAAGAAAGTTTTGTGCAAAACCGTCGTGTTTTGGCTGTTTTGGCGATGTATAGACGAAAAGTGAAAGGTTCTATTCTTGGAAGTTCTAAAACTGGAAGTATTGCCTATATCGAACCCGAAAATACCCTCAAATATTCCCGTGAATTAAGTAATCTGGAATATGAGGAAAAAGAGGAAATCACCAAGATTTTAAAGCAATTGACGAATGCTATCCGTCCTTTTTTGCCTTTATTGATTCAGTATCAGGATTTCCTTAGTGATATTGACGTAATTGCTGCCAAAGCAAAATATGCGAATAGAATCAATGGAATTTTGCCAACAATTACTGAGGAACGTCGTCTTTATTTCAGGGATGCCTATCACCCTATTTTGTATTTGACCAATAAACAAAAGAAAGAAGTTACGCATCCGCAAACAATTGAATTAAGTCAGCAAAACAGAATAATAGTTATTTCTGGACCAAATGCGGGTGGGAAAACCATTTCGATGAAAACAGTTGGGTTATTGCAATTGATGTTACAATCGGGAATGTTAATACCGGTTCATGAACGCAGTGAAACATTTCTGTTTGACAGAATCTTGACAGATATTGGCGATAATCAATCTATTGAAAATCATTTGAGTACTTATAGTTACCGATTGAAAAACATGAACTACTTTTTGAAAAAGTGCAATAAAAGAACCATGTTTTTGATTGATGAATTTGGTACAGGTTCCGATCCTGAATTGGGTGGTGCTTTGGCTGAAATCTTCCTGGAAGAGTTTTATCATAGAGAAGCTTTTGGATTGATAACAACGCATTATTCGAATCTGAAAATTTTGGCAAATGAACTGCCTTGTGCTACAAATGCAAATATGTTATTTGATGAAAAATCATTGGAGCCAATGTATAAATTGGTTTTAGGACAGGCAGGAAGTTCTTTTACTTTTGAAGTGGCTCAGAAAAATGGAATTCCTTTCGGTTTAATTAATCGGGCTAAAAAGAAAATTGAGATTGGAAAAGTCCGTTTTGATAAAACAATCGCCAATTTGCAGAAAGAACGCTCCAAACTGGAAAAAACTTCCATTAATCTTAAGGAAGAAGAAACCAAAGCTCGTGAAGAAAGCAAAAAGATGGAAGATATCAATGTGAGAATCAAACAAAAATTAGAAAGCTATCAGGAATTGTATGATAGTAACCAAAAGACAATTTATATTGGTCAAAAAATAGAAGATATCGCCGAAAAATATTTTAATAATAAAAACAAAAAAGATCTTATTGGAGAATTTTTGAAAATTGTTGAGATAGAAAATTCCAAACGTAAAAAAGCTACTCCAAAAGAAGTTAAGGCAATACAACAAAAGAAAAAAGAAGTTATTCAAGAGGTTGCTGTTGTCGTTGAAGAAATTCGCAAGGAAAAGAAAGAAAAGAAATTAAAACCGGTAATTGAAAAACCAAAACCTATTCTGAAAGTTGGTGACCGAGTGCGAATGCTGGATGGTAAATCAGTGGGAAGCATTGATAAGATTGAAAAAAATAAAGCAGTGGTGAATTATGGACTCTTTACTTCTAAAGTGAGTTTGGACGAATTGGAATTGGTTGAAGCGGTTAAGAAGTAGTTTTTGTTTATTAGTTATCACACGAGATTAGGTCATTGCGAGGCACGAAGCAATCCCGTTCAGTGTATTCCTATGGATGGGTTGTTTGGGTAGTTTTAGTTTGATTGTATGATTGATTCATGCATCGCAATGACCAATTGAGACTGAATTTATTATTGTAAATTGATACTTAAAATAAATGAAGCCAGGATTTGTTTATATTATTACCAATAAAAGTCAAACCGTTGTTTATACTGGTGTAACTTCAAATTTGCCACAAAGAATTTTAGACCATAAGGAGAAAAAATATCCTCAATCATTTTCTGCTCGTTATAATGTAAATATTCTGGTTTATTATGAGCAATTTCAATGGATTGAAGATGCAATAACGAGAGAAAAACAAATAAAGGCAGTGTCAAGAGAATTCAAAAATAATCTTATTCGTTCAATAAATCCAACTTGGAAAGATTTGTTTGAAGAAATTAAAGATATTATGACAGTATAAAATGATAAAGATGGAAGAACAGCGTGAGATTGCTTCGTTCCTCGCAAAGACTGTTGCGAATAAAAAAATAATTCTCTTTGACGGTGTTTGTAGTCTCTGTAATTCTGCGGTGCAGTTTGTAATTAAACACGACAAGAAAGACGTTTTTCGTTTTGTAGCACTTCAATCGGAGTTGGGAAAAGAAATACTTTCCCATATAGGGATTGATGTTAAAAACATTGATAGCATTGTTTTGTATGAACCTGGAGTGGCTTATTATTACAAGTCGGATGCTGCTTTGCAAATTGCGAAAAGCTTGAACGGTTTATTTGCCCTGAGAATTCTTTTTAAAATTATCCCAACCGGAATCAGAAATCAATTATACGATTACATTGCCAGGAATCGCTATAAATGGTACGGCAAAAAAGAAAGCTGTATGATTCCAACTCCGGACTTAAAAATAAAATTTTTGGAATAATTCTTATTACATGATAAATGTCATGTCTTACAACGCATAGATGGTGTACTTTTGACACATCTTAATATTTATGTTTTTATAAGAGGTTTATCGCTCTGTTCATGGTGATTTAATACGTTTAAAAGGTAGTTGTTTTCGTATTAGTAATTATTGGTTTAAAAGGCGCTATGATAATGATGATGGATTCTTGTAAAATGAAATGATTAGTTTTTTTTGTCTAAAAAAAGAGGATGTCTTTCTGTGGTCATCCTCTTTTGTTTTTATGAAATAGTGGTTTTTTGTCAAAAAAAAAAGAGGATGTCTTTTTATGATCATCCCCTTTTCTGAATTTTAAAAAGAAATATTAGTTTCTGATTAGTTTTCTGTATTTAATTCGTTTTGGAGTTAAATCACCACCTAAACGTTTCTTTTTGTTTTCTTCGTATTCAGTGAAACCTCCTTCAAAATAATATACTTCAGAATCACCTTCGAAAGCTAGAATGTGCGTACAAATTCTGTCTAAGAACCATCTATCGTGCGAAATAACAACGGCACAACCTGCGAAATTTTCTAACCCTTCTTCTAATGCTCGAAGCGTGTTTACGTCCAAATCATTGGTTGGCTCATCCAGCAACAATACGTTTCCTTCTTCTTTCAAAGTCATCGCTAAGTGCAAACGGTTACGCTCTCCACCAGAAAGCATCGAAACTTTCTTGTTTTGTTCGCCACCACCAAAGTTAAAGCGAGATAAATAAGCTCTTGAGTTTACTTGTTTACCTCCCATCATAATTAATTCTTGACCATCGGCAAAATTTTCCCAGATAGATTTGTTTGGGTCGATATTAGAGTGTGATTGGTCGACATAAGCAATTTTTACTGTCTCACCAATTAAAAACTCTCCGGCATCTGGTTTTTCTTCACCCATTATCATTTTGAAAATGGTTGATTTACCAGCACCATTTGGTCCGATAATTCCAACAATTCCCGCTTGTGGCAAAGTAAAATTTAAGTTGTCGTACAATAATTTGTCTCCAAAAGCTTTGGCTACATTTTTGGCTTCGATAACATTAGTTCCTAAACGTGGTCCATTTGGAATATAGATTTCCAAGTTTTCATCCAATTGTTTTTGATCTTCATTCAAAAGTTTATCATAATTCTGTAAACGTGCTTTTTGTTTGGTTTGACGTCCTTTCGCTCCTTGACGAACCCAATCCAACTCACGTTCTAAGTTTTTACGACGTTTAGAAGCTACTTTTTCTTCCAATGCCATTCTGCTTGATTTTTGGTCCAACCAAGAAGAATAATTTCCTTTCCACGGAATACCTTCTCCTCTATCCAATTCCAAAATCCATCCTGCAACATTATCCAAGAAATATCTATCGTGCGTTACTGCAATTACAGTTCCGGAATATTGTGCCAAGTGTTGTTCTAACCAAAGAACACTCTCTGCATCCAAGTGGTTGGTAGGCTCATCCAAAAGCAAGACATCAGGCTGCTGCAATAACAAACGACATAAAGCTACACGACGACGCTCTCCACCTGAAAGATTCTTAATTGGTGTATCTCCATCTGGCGTGCGCAAAGCATCCATTGCAATTTCTAATTTGGTATCGATTTCCCAAGCACCAAGAGCATCAATTTTGTCTTGTAAGGCAGCTTGACGATCCATCAACTTGTCCATTTTATCTGGATCTGAATAGTTTTCTTCAAGACCAAATAAATCATTAATCTGATTGTATTCTGCCAAAACAGCCATAGTTTCGGCCGCCCCTTCTTGAACAATTTCTAAAACAGTTTTAGAATCATCAAGAATTGGCTCCTGTTCTAAGTAACCAACTGTATAACCAGGCTGAAAAACAACATCTCCCTGATAGTTTTTATCAACTCCGGCAATAATTTTTAAAAGAGATGATTTTCCTGAACCATTTAAACCTAGAATACCAATTTTAGCTCCGTAAAAGAAACTTAAATAAATGTTTTTAAGAACAGGTTTGTCTGCTCCTTGGTAGGTTTTACTCAATTTTTGCATTGAGAAAATTACTTTTTTATCGTCTGACATGTTTATATGTTTTTAATTTATTATGATTAATTATTGGTTTTTGAAAGAAAACTATAATCGGCCTTTTAGCGAGCTAAATACCCAAGCAATGGCAAAAAATCCAATTCCAACAGCCGCAAATCCCCAGCCTGAAACTTCACTGTATCTAAAAATGCCTAATCCTATAAGTAACAATCCCATGAGTGTCATTATGAGGGTAGCCCATCCTAAAATAGTATTTTTATTCATTCCCATAATTGTAGTATTTGTTTTTTAGAAAGCTGCAAATATCGGTATTTTTTATAACTTTTTTGATTTAAAACACTTATTCCTGATACAAAATTATGGCACTTCTACCAGGGATTGTCACAGGTTGGTTTTTAATTTTTACAACGCTGTTTTGATTGATAAATTCGCCATTGCAAACAAGTGTCCAAGTCCCCTCAATGTTTTGTTTTGCTCCTTTTTCATCTCCGTTAAAATAAACTCTGATATTTTTCCATTTATCACCATTTGCATGGTTTTTCAGGGTGTAACCAACTAATAATGGGGATTCTAAAGAAAGAAATTCCAAATGCTCCTGAATCATCTTTTCGGAAGTCATTTTGAACGCAGGATGGTTGTTTCTAAGAGCTATGAGGTTTTTATAATACTGAACTAATTCTTTGTTTTCGTGTTTCCAGTTCCAGTCTATTTTGTTAATGCTGTCTGGTGATTTATAGGAGTTCTCAACTCCCATTTTGGTACGTTTCATTTCTACGCCCATGTGTAAAAAGGGAATGCTTTGAGAAGTCAAAATGATGGTATTGGCCAGTTTGTCCATTTGAACTAATTCCTTTTCGGTTGCTTTTGGATTGGCAATTTTTAATTTGTCATACAAAGTATTGTTATCATGACAGGAAACATAGCCGATAACTTTTGTTGGGCTATCGGAATATGGCGATTGCGCATAACTTCGCTTGGGATCATATTTAATTTGAGGATGATTTGTTGATGCTACAATTCCAAATTGGATTACCTCTTTGTAATTTGGATTACCGCTTACAAAACCTTTTTCGGTAACATTAGACCAATGTCCTTTTACACCATCCCTTATATCGTCTGAGAAAACGGCAATATTATCTAGTTTTTTTACACTACTTTTCAAAGCTCGTTTTTCTATAGGTAAAGGTGAATCTCCGGCTGTCCATCCTTCGCCATAAAGAAAAATAGTTGGGTCGATTTTTTTCAATGCTGCAGAAATAAGATTCATTGTTTCGACATCATGTACGGCCATTAAGTCAAATCGAAACCCGTCGATATGATATTCTTTGACCCAATATTTAAGCGATTCCAGCATGAATTGTCTCGCCATGATTCGTTCAGAAGCAAATTCATTCCCACAGGCCGTTCCATCCGAACGTTTTCCATCAGGCCAGCTTCTGTAGTAATAACCCGGAACCAATTGATCAAAAATATCGGTAGAACTGGTGTGGTTGTAAACAACATCCATTATCAATCGAATTTTTGCTTTATGCAAAGCTAAAACCATTTGTTTGTATTCATTTATTCGGACCAATCCATCAAAAGGATTAGTTGAGTAAGAACCTTCTAAAGAATTGTAATTCTGCGGATCATAACCCCAATTATATTGTTTTTTTTCTAATGAAGTTTCATCAATTGATTTGTAATCAAATACCGGAAGCAAATGCAAATGAGTAATCCCTAATTCTTGTAAATAGTCTAATCCTGTAGCTTCGCCAAAAGCATTTTTGGTATTCTTTTCGGTTAAACCAAGGAATTTTCCTTTGTTTTTTATCCCCGATGAAGGATCAATTGAAAAATCCCGCACGTGAGCTTCATACAATATGATGTCTGAAATCGATTTTAAAGAAGGCTGCTTGTCTGTTTTCCAGTCAGAAGGATTGGTTAATTTTGGGTCAAAGATCAGGCCTCGATTCCCGTTCACACCTACACCTTTTACATACGGATCAGGCATTTCTTTAGACCAATTTCCATTGATATATTTTACTTGTAACGTATAGTAGGTATTGTGATAATTGCCGTCTAAAACAATTTGCCAGACACCTGTTTTAGGATCATAATCTAAATTTTTTACAGCAAAAGTTTCTCCTCCATTGCCTTGTTTATAAAGATTTATTTTGACTTCGCTAACATTTGGACTCCATAATTTTATAATGGTTTTATTGGGCGAATAAACAACCCCCAAATCATCTTTCAAATAAACAGGATAAGCATCAAATGTAGCATACTGAATTGTGTTTATTTTTGAGTTTTGGGTCATGGCAAAATTTACTGTGAGTAATAAACCAATAATTAAATGGATTTTTTTAGTGTCGCCAAACATATTAAAAATGTTTAATTGAAAATTTTGTAAAGCATTTCTCTTAATAAATCCGCCTGTGATAAGCTGTTGGCACCAACACCTTTGCTTTTTACATCAGTATCTCGCAATGACGCCACTATTTGGCTTACTTTTTTCATTGGATAATTTTTGACTGCTACATCATAATCTTTTAAGAAAAAAGGATTAACTCCCAGTGCAGAAGCCACATTTTTAGGGTTTTTGTCCTTCAAACCGTGGTATTTCAATAGCTGAACAAAAAAGCTAAAAACCAAACCAACTGTCATAACAATTGGGTTGTCTTTTGGGTTTTGAGCAAAATTCTCAGCGATTTTGTATGCTTTCAATTGATCGCGTTCACCAATGGCTTTTCGCAATTCGAAGACATTATAATCTTTGCTAAATCCAATATTTTCTTCAATGTCTTTGGCAGATATAGTGCTTCCTGCCGGCAATATAATTTGCAGTTTTTCAAGTTCTTTATTGATAGTGCTCAAATCAGTTCCTAAAAACTCGACCAACATAGCAGAAGCTTTGGGTTCAATAGAGTATTTCTTCCCTGATAAAACGCGCTTAATCCAGTCTCCTACCTGATTTTCATACAATTTTTTACTTTCATAAACAATTCCGTTTTTAGCGAGAAGTTTGGTGACTTTTTTACGTTTGTCTAGTGTTTTGTATTTGTAACAAAATACCAAAACGGTCGAAGGCATTGGGTTTTCGACATAACTTTCTATTTTGTCGATTGTTCTTGATAATTCCTGCGCTTCTTTGATGATTACCACTTGGCGATCGGCCATCATAGGGTAGCGTTTGGCTGTAGAGACAACATCTTCTATACTAACATCCCTGCCATAAAGAACGGTTTGATTAAACCCTTTTTCTTCTTCGGCCAAAACATTTATTTCAATATATTCTGACAATTTGTCGATATAATAAGGTTCTTCCCCCATCAAAAAATAAATTGGTTTGATGTTGCCGCCCTTTATATCATTTACAATCTTTACAACTTCGTCCATTTTTTTTGTTTAAGATTTAAAAGTTTAAATAGTTTAAAAGTCTTTGAAGCAAAATTCCC belongs to Flavobacterium aquiphilum and includes:
- a CDS encoding nucleoside phosphorylase, which gives rise to MSIQQSELILNPDGSVYHLNLKPENIARDIIFVGDQDRVSKITKHFDVIEFSTQKREFKTETGIYKGKRLTVMSTGIGPDNIDIVINELDALVNIDLETRKPKEKLTSLNIIRIGTSGSLHDDIPVDSFVMAQFGLGLDNMLRSYLIETISNVEMENAFIEHTNWDLKKGRPVVVPCSRTLEKRMDSDKMHKGITATAGGFYGPQGRILRLDIQDKKLNSKMDNFFFEGTKITNLEMETSAIYGLSALLGHNALSLNAIIANRANGTFSSDPYKAVDELILYTLEKLAVK
- a CDS encoding SDR family oxidoreductase yields the protein MKIILTGATGVLGSHIMYDILELFIKQNNNGKLFIIARNKGKVNAIDRVNELLTSDYTPEILRKAGLEKLHRYIEIIDSDLANLQDTFSEKIKGAYFIHSAGYVNLSTDEKLKGKIFDENAKITKSLFNTFHPFIKKFVYIGTAFSSGIRVGLIDNDFHNLGFKPKHRNAYEDAKFHSENFIAQECKRLGLPFQILRPSVIGGKMLGTESPYFIPKYMVFYLLAKFFHFTSQRKGEQENVRFIINEETGLNIIPVDYVSKVIVNTFERDDIEQLNIVNDKSFNIVKGLQLIMKEVGYTNFTLIKNPLDFKYKNTIEKLYYESIGKHLKPYFITKPNEYDTTLLNSILEIPKLDNEAFTNMIRYAISNDFKDINV
- a CDS encoding transglutaminase codes for the protein MIQLTKENFYRIRAKFRLKKPWDSFVIFFLTVIITIPSFIVIHQNIIDPQWYFSLDRILLFILVFIVVYCVLYALRTISIICLGIYLLMLIYGSLFGNFNFNSVFDDYNSMLYTMNNNPFPQDIIVAKLLPFPNKSEILRAIEYENPKVRNFAIMATTRHFKYIRGYSDYRTLIQCFAVFKEINSRWNYVNDPKYGDYIATAHESLLYFSGDCDDHSILMAACVRSIGGTPRLIHTKGHIYPEILIGDKGDLETVNFLIKNILFPDESRGKTLNYHIDEHGQIWLNLDYTAKYPGGPFMFEEILGALTLE
- the ung gene encoding uracil-DNA glycosylase, producing MNLNLNPSWQTILSDEITKPYFVELMNTVEQEYQNSVCFPPKELIFSAFNNCPFKDIKVVIIGQDPYHGDGEANGLSFSVNDSVKIPPSLRNIFREINSDLDSIFMPTTGNLEFWAKQGVLLLNASLTVRKDIPNSHKHLKWNLFTDAVIKKISEEKENIVFMLWGSFAQKKGAKIDRSKHLVLESGHPSPMSANQGKWFGNKHFSQANIYLEKNNLEKINWL
- a CDS encoding endonuclease MutS2, yielding MISITEKTLQDLQFPTVLETISEICNTDIGKQKALEITPFREKESLMSALLQTSEYVSSFQNNNAIPNHGFDAITYEIKFLAIEDSFLEVGSFRKIATISETTNVLLAFLNKFNDYYPSLCAKSSGIQLTKEIVSLIDVVVDKYGEIKDNASPRLLEIRREMNLVRGKVNQSFGSALTQYNSLGYLDDIKESFVQNRRVLAVLAMYRRKVKGSILGSSKTGSIAYIEPENTLKYSRELSNLEYEEKEEITKILKQLTNAIRPFLPLLIQYQDFLSDIDVIAAKAKYANRINGILPTITEERRLYFRDAYHPILYLTNKQKKEVTHPQTIELSQQNRIIVISGPNAGGKTISMKTVGLLQLMLQSGMLIPVHERSETFLFDRILTDIGDNQSIENHLSTYSYRLKNMNYFLKKCNKRTMFLIDEFGTGSDPELGGALAEIFLEEFYHREAFGLITTHYSNLKILANELPCATNANMLFDEKSLEPMYKLVLGQAGSSFTFEVAQKNGIPFGLINRAKKKIEIGKVRFDKTIANLQKERSKLEKTSINLKEEETKAREESKKMEDINVRIKQKLESYQELYDSNQKTIYIGQKIEDIAEKYFNNKNKKDLIGEFLKIVEIENSKRKKATPKEVKAIQQKKKEVIQEVAVVVEEIRKEKKEKKLKPVIEKPKPILKVGDRVRMLDGKSVGSIDKIEKNKAVVNYGLFTSKVSLDELELVEAVKK
- a CDS encoding GIY-YIG nuclease family protein, with the translated sequence MKPGFVYIITNKSQTVVYTGVTSNLPQRILDHKEKKYPQSFSARYNVNILVYYEQFQWIEDAITREKQIKAVSREFKNNLIRSINPTWKDLFEEIKDIMTV
- a CDS encoding thiol-disulfide oxidoreductase DCC family protein; this translates as MEEQREIASFLAKTVANKKIILFDGVCSLCNSAVQFVIKHDKKDVFRFVALQSELGKEILSHIGIDVKNIDSIVLYEPGVAYYYKSDAALQIAKSLNGLFALRILFKIIPTGIRNQLYDYIARNRYKWYGKKESCMIPTPDLKIKFLE
- the ettA gene encoding energy-dependent translational throttle protein EttA; protein product: MSDDKKVIFSMQKLSKTYQGADKPVLKNIYLSFFYGAKIGILGLNGSGKSSLLKIIAGVDKNYQGDVVFQPGYTVGYLEQEPILDDSKTVLEIVQEGAAETMAVLAEYNQINDLFGLEENYSDPDKMDKLMDRQAALQDKIDALGAWEIDTKLEIAMDALRTPDGDTPIKNLSGGERRRVALCRLLLQQPDVLLLDEPTNHLDAESVLWLEQHLAQYSGTVIAVTHDRYFLDNVAGWILELDRGEGIPWKGNYSSWLDQKSSRMALEEKVASKRRKNLERELDWVRQGAKGRQTKQKARLQNYDKLLNEDQKQLDENLEIYIPNGPRLGTNVIEAKNVAKAFGDKLLYDNLNFTLPQAGIVGIIGPNGAGKSTIFKMIMGEEKPDAGEFLIGETVKIAYVDQSHSNIDPNKSIWENFADGQELIMMGGKQVNSRAYLSRFNFGGGEQNKKVSMLSGGERNRLHLAMTLKEEGNVLLLDEPTNDLDVNTLRALEEGLENFAGCAVVISHDRWFLDRICTHILAFEGDSEVYYFEGGFTEYEENKKKRLGGDLTPKRIKYRKLIRN
- a CDS encoding CAL67264 family membrane protein, which encodes MNKNTILGWATLIMTLMGLLLIGLGIFRYSEVSGWGFAAVGIGFFAIAWVFSSLKGRL